A window from Pirellulales bacterium encodes these proteins:
- a CDS encoding PQQ-dependent sugar dehydrogenase: MTASVSTARADDNDAPKTSPVAISDPVANVKIERAFPNLSFARPIFLTSPPDGTNRVAVISQYGSILIFPNDAGVEDTHELLNIKDRVVYHDNQNEEGLLGLAFHPQFKENGQFFVYYTTTGAQHTGVLVRYHISADDPNRADPDSAEEIFRSPSKEFWNHNGGTILFGPDGYLYLCLGDGGAANDPHAHAQDISTVLGKILRIDVDHPDGGKKYSVPKDNPFVDVPDAAPEVWALGLRNVWRMSFDRLTHKLWAGDVGQDTWEEVDIIERGHNYGWNQREGFHPLVVKKNNPNQPGPPPDKTYGTLTEPLFEYHHAVGKCIVGGHVYRGKDVPELQGAYLFADYVTGRVYALWYDEQAGKVTSVQPIDPPAAPSNGNSGFTFGSKGLGIFSFGEDEAGEVYFTTVQGVIQHFRSAANSAAK, encoded by the coding sequence ATGACTGCGTCTGTATCGACGGCTCGGGCCGATGACAACGACGCGCCCAAAACCAGTCCCGTGGCGATAAGCGACCCTGTGGCCAATGTGAAAATCGAGCGGGCGTTTCCCAATTTGAGTTTTGCGAGGCCCATTTTCCTGACCTCTCCGCCCGACGGCACGAATCGTGTGGCGGTCATTTCGCAGTATGGATCGATCCTGATCTTCCCTAATGACGCCGGCGTGGAAGACACCCACGAGTTGCTAAACATCAAAGATCGAGTCGTGTATCACGACAATCAAAACGAAGAAGGCCTGCTGGGGTTGGCCTTTCATCCCCAGTTTAAGGAAAATGGGCAATTTTTTGTGTATTACACCACGACGGGTGCGCAGCATACCGGCGTGCTGGTGCGGTACCACATTTCGGCCGACGATCCTAACCGCGCCGACCCTGATAGCGCGGAGGAAATTTTCCGCTCCCCTTCCAAAGAATTTTGGAACCACAACGGCGGCACGATTCTATTCGGGCCCGATGGTTACTTGTATCTGTGCCTGGGCGACGGCGGCGCAGCCAACGACCCGCACGCCCACGCTCAAGATATTTCCACCGTATTGGGTAAAATCCTGCGCATCGACGTCGATCATCCAGACGGCGGAAAAAAATACTCCGTGCCCAAAGATAACCCGTTTGTCGACGTGCCTGATGCCGCCCCGGAAGTGTGGGCCCTGGGTTTGCGAAACGTGTGGCGGATGTCGTTCGATCGGCTAACGCACAAGTTGTGGGCCGGCGACGTAGGGCAAGACACCTGGGAAGAAGTCGACATCATCGAGCGTGGGCATAACTACGGATGGAACCAGCGGGAAGGATTTCATCCTCTGGTGGTCAAGAAAAACAATCCCAACCAGCCGGGTCCGCCGCCGGACAAAACGTATGGAACGCTGACCGAGCCGCTATTCGAATATCATCACGCCGTGGGCAAATGCATCGTGGGCGGGCACGTGTACCGCGGTAAGGATGTGCCCGAGCTGCAAGGCGCTTACCTATTTGCCGACTACGTGACCGGCCGGGTTTACGCCCTGTGGTACGACGAACAGGCCGGGAAAGTGACGAGCGTACAGCCGATTGATCCGCCGGCTGCCCCATCGAATGGAAACAGCGGTTTTACCTTCGGTTCCAAAGGCCTGGGCATCTTCAGCTTTGGCGAAGACGAGGCGGGAGAAGTGTACTTTACGACCGTCCAGGGCGTGATTCAACACTTTCGCTCTGCGGCAAACTCCGCGGCCAAGTAA
- a CDS encoding DUF1207 domain-containing protein, producing the protein MSRATCIRRLFSAGAASRPHRTVPGGPCALWVRRPIRPVVGRIAAACLLSLLAWPAIAAFAADTPNNYSDAATIYPSIKFASQASIAPPAMIPQDSDRAAAIDGLATFSQQEETPGDAPIRLISFQQPSNLAEEQVPPGMMLQQMVQQDTHAPDLNALANQSAYCPPPTASAPDVTGDYHCDCNAWHWQVLPQGIIYQSYMAGTKEPRFATYFDQNSVMGDMWDVSLGARAGIFRYGNDDPNWPEGWQLDIEGGVFPRLDPQGFSTPLIGDDFRFGIPLTYGGDRWEFKMGYYHISAHLGDEYLLYVNPLANRINYVRDSAILGAGYFFTPSFRTYGEVGYAAVDGGAKPVELQFGCEWMQARNTGFRGGPFAAINGDLRQEVDYGGNVSVQFGWMWRQYARGSNFRIGGQYFYGKDDEYEFFNQTVSRFGWGMWYDF; encoded by the coding sequence ATGAGCCGAGCCACTTGTATTCGCCGCCTTTTCTCAGCAGGTGCAGCCAGCCGGCCCCATCGCACTGTGCCGGGCGGGCCATGCGCGCTGTGGGTTCGGCGGCCGATTCGGCCTGTTGTGGGTCGAATTGCCGCGGCCTGTTTGCTGTCACTGCTGGCGTGGCCGGCTATTGCAGCGTTTGCTGCCGACACGCCCAACAATTATTCTGATGCGGCGACTATCTACCCCAGCATTAAGTTTGCGTCGCAGGCGAGTATTGCCCCGCCGGCAATGATCCCGCAGGATTCCGATAGGGCGGCAGCGATAGACGGACTGGCTACATTTTCGCAACAGGAAGAAACACCCGGCGATGCTCCTATTCGATTAATTTCGTTCCAGCAGCCTAGCAATCTGGCAGAAGAGCAAGTACCGCCCGGAATGATGTTGCAACAAATGGTGCAGCAAGACACCCACGCGCCGGACCTGAACGCGCTGGCCAATCAATCGGCTTATTGCCCGCCTCCAACGGCTTCGGCGCCGGATGTGACGGGCGATTATCATTGCGACTGCAACGCCTGGCACTGGCAGGTGCTGCCGCAGGGCATTATTTATCAGTCGTACATGGCCGGCACCAAAGAGCCGCGCTTCGCCACGTATTTCGATCAGAACAGTGTGATGGGCGACATGTGGGATGTTTCGCTCGGCGCGCGGGCCGGCATTTTTCGCTACGGAAACGATGACCCCAATTGGCCCGAGGGTTGGCAACTTGACATTGAAGGCGGGGTTTTTCCGCGGCTGGATCCGCAGGGCTTCAGCACGCCGCTGATTGGGGACGATTTCCGCTTCGGCATCCCGCTGACTTACGGCGGCGATCGGTGGGAGTTCAAGATGGGTTACTACCACATCAGCGCTCACTTGGGAGACGAGTATTTGCTGTACGTCAACCCGCTGGCCAACCGCATCAATTACGTGCGAGATTCCGCCATTTTGGGCGCCGGCTACTTTTTCACCCCTTCGTTCCGCACGTATGGCGAAGTGGGATACGCCGCCGTCGATGGCGGCGCCAAGCCGGTGGAATTGCAATTCGGCTGCGAATGGATGCAAGCCCGCAACACCGGATTTCGCGGCGGTCCATTTGCAGCCATCAACGGCGATTTACGTCAGGAAGTCGATTACGGCGGGAATGTGAGTGTGCAATTCGGCTGGATGTGGCGGCAATATGCCCGAGGATCGAACTTCCGCATTGGGGGCCAATACTTCTACGGCAAGGACGACGAGTACGAATTCTTCAATCAAACGGTCTCTCGTTTCGGCTGGGGCATGTGGTACGACTTCTAA